Genomic window (Streptomyces sp. TG1A-60):
CGTATATCGGAACGACGTCAGCCAAGTTGCCTGCGCGTTAACGCGGTTGATGTGCGTTTGTACGGCTGTGCGACGCCACCTCACGGATCGTCCACGGGTTCGCCGGACGGCCCCACCGACGGCACCACCTGCTTCTCCTCCGCGAAATGGCAGGCCGAGTCATGGGCCGCCGGGCCGGTCACGAGCCGGAACTCCGCGGGGACCGCGAGGAGCGGCACCTCCAGGGCGCACCGTTCCCGGGCCTTCCAGCAGCGGGTGCGGAAGCGGCAGCCGGAGGGGACGCTCGTCGGGGACGGCACATCGCCGAAGAGGATGATCCGCTCCCGGTGCTCACGGGCCCCGGGGTCCGGGACGGGCACGGCGGAGAGCAGCGCCTGGGTGTAGGGGTGCGTCGGGTGGTCGTAGATCTCGGCGTCCCGGCCGATCTCCACCATCCGCCCGAGGTACATCACCCCGACCCGGTCGGAGATGTGCCGCACGATCGACAGGTCGTGCGCGATGAAGACGTACGACAGTCCGAACTCGCCCTGGAGCCGGTCGAGGAGGTTGACGACCTGGGCCTGGACGGAGACGTCGAGGGCGGAGACGGGTTCGTCGGCGACGATGATCTCGGGGCGGAGGGCCAACCCCCGGGCGATGCCGATGCGTTGACGCTGGCCGCCGGAGAACTGGTGCGGGTAGCGGTTGATGTACTCGGGGTTGAGCCCGACCACGTCGAGGAGTTCCCGCACCCGGCGTCGGCGGTCGCCCCTGGGCGCGACCTCGGGGTGGATGTCGTACGGCTCCCCGACGATGTCGCCCACGGTCATGCGGGGATTGAGGGAGGTGTACGGGTCCTGGAAGACCATCTGGATGTTGCGGCGGACCGCCTTCAACGCGCGTCCCGACAGCTTGGTGATGTCCTCGCCCTTGTAGCGGATCGAGCCGGCGGTCGGCCGTTCCAGGTGGACCAGCATCCTGGCCACGGTGGACTTGCCGCAGCCGGACTCGCCGACGATGCCGAGCGTCTCGCCCTGGCCGAGGGTGAAGTCGACGCCGTCGACGGCCTTGACGGCGCCGGTCTGTTTCCTGAAGAGGATGCCCTCGGTGAGCGGGTAGTGCTTGACCAGGCCGCGGACCTCCAGGATCGGCTCAGTCGCCGTAGC
Coding sequences:
- a CDS encoding dipeptide ABC transporter ATP-binding protein yields the protein MVTTATATEPILEVRGLVKHYPLTEGILFRKQTGAVKAVDGVDFTLGQGETLGIVGESGCGKSTVARMLVHLERPTAGSIRYKGEDITKLSGRALKAVRRNIQMVFQDPYTSLNPRMTVGDIVGEPYDIHPEVAPRGDRRRRVRELLDVVGLNPEYINRYPHQFSGGQRQRIGIARGLALRPEIIVADEPVSALDVSVQAQVVNLLDRLQGEFGLSYVFIAHDLSIVRHISDRVGVMYLGRMVEIGRDAEIYDHPTHPYTQALLSAVPVPDPGAREHRERIILFGDVPSPTSVPSGCRFRTRCWKARERCALEVPLLAVPAEFRLVTGPAAHDSACHFAEEKQVVPSVGPSGEPVDDP